The following coding sequences lie in one Sus scrofa isolate TJ Tabasco breed Duroc unplaced genomic scaffold, Sscrofa11.1 Contig597, whole genome shotgun sequence genomic window:
- the LOC110258987 gene encoding LOW QUALITY PROTEIN: olfactory receptor 6C2-like (The sequence of the model RefSeq protein was modified relative to this genomic sequence to represent the inferred CDS: inserted 1 base in 1 codon), producing the protein MRNHTVITTFILVGLTEDPELQVLIFIFXFLTYVLSVTGNLTIIILTLTDSHLKTPMYFFLRNFSFLEISFTTVCIPRFLYSISSGDNTITYNACASQIFFIGLFGATEFFLLAAMSYDRYVAICKPLHYMSIMNGRVCTILILCCWTSGLMIIITPLSVGLQLEFCDSNAIDHFGCDASPLFKISCSDTWFIEQMVIICAVVTFIITLIGVVLSYIYIIRTILRFPSASQRKKAFSTCSSHMIVVSITYGSCIFIYIKPSAKEEVDINKGVSVLTTSIAPLLNPFIYTLRNKQVKQAFNDTIKKIAFTLHK; encoded by the exons ATGAGAAATCACACGGTCATAACAACATTCATCTTGGTGGGACTTACAGAGGACCCAGAGCTACAAGTTCtgatttttatct tatttcttaCCTACGTGCTGAGCGTTACTGGGAACCTGACCATTATCATTCTTACACTCACAGATTCTCATCTTAAAAcgcctatgtatttttttcttcgaAACTTCTCCTTCTTAGAAATCTCATTCACAACAGTCTGTATCCCCAGATTCCTGTACAGTATATCAAGTGGGGACAATACCATTACTTATAATGCCTGTGCcagtcaaatattttttattggacTCTTTGGAGCCACCGAGTTTTTTCTCCTGGctgccatgtcctatgaccgctatgtggccatctgcaaacccctgcattacaTGAGCATCATGAACGGCAGAGTCTGCACCATCCTTATCCTCTGCTGCTGGACCTCTGGGTTGATGATCATCATCACACCACTCAGTGTGGGCCTCCAGCTGGAATTCTGTGACTCCAACGCCATTGATCATTTTGGCTGTGATGCATCTCCTCTCTTTAAGATCTCATGCTCAGATACATGGTTCATAGAACAGATGGTTATAATCTGTGCAGTCGTGACATTCATCATTACACTGATAGGTGTTGTtctttcatacatatatatcatcaGGACAATTCTCAGATTTCCTTCTGCTTCACAAAGAAAGAAGGCTTTCTCCACGTGTTCTTCTCACATGATTGTTGTTTCCATTACCTATGGCAGCTGTATTTTTATCTATATCAAGCCTTCAGCCAAAGAAGAGGTGGACATTAACAAAGGAGTATCTGTGCTCACTACATCTATTGCTCCATTGTTGAACCCCTTTATTTATACTTTGAGGAACAAGCAAGTGAAACAAGCTTTCAATGATACGATCAAAAAAATTGCATTTACATTACACAAGTAA